One Candidatus Saccharibacteria bacterium RAAC3_TM7_1 genomic region harbors:
- a CDS encoding UDP-glucose 6-dehydrogenase (RAAC3_TM7_1_274) gives MNSPSTITVLGAGYVGLTTAALLAHAGYKVYAIEPNPKRLAVIKQGRSFFFEEGLDPIIKAAIDAGNFVATDSYQESVPESDVVFSSVGTPDNPDGSSNLSYVFSAAKEAASYMKNGAIYVQKSTVPVGTGRKVQALFQEMGKHFAYVSNPEFLREGTALYDTLYFDRVVAGGDDEQAVEAILAIYRQLEEHRDEIASQAGVTPNPRKGKYIATSLNSAELIKVTANAFLALKISFANSIAQLADKVDANVVEVMDAVGADERIGRAFLNAGRGYGGGCFPKDVSGLIASGLENGVDLEIMQSAQRTNSTMPGYIVEKLKKSLGELNGRKIAVLGLAFKAGTSDVRKSPGMAMVRLLHTAGATVLAHDPQAAEEACEAYDDALDIRPSISETIEAADAVIVATEWDEYRQLLPESFKAPMAGTTIVDAVNILDKNALTSAGLTYLGVGR, from the coding sequence ATGAATTCACCTTCTACTATTACCGTCCTCGGTGCTGGCTATGTTGGCCTCACCACCGCCGCGCTTTTAGCTCATGCTGGCTACAAAGTATACGCTATCGAACCCAACCCAAAACGACTTGCTGTTATCAAGCAGGGTCGGTCATTCTTTTTTGAAGAAGGACTTGACCCGATCATCAAGGCGGCGATCGATGCCGGCAACTTTGTTGCGACCGATTCTTACCAAGAAAGTGTTCCTGAAAGTGACGTTGTTTTTTCGAGCGTTGGCACGCCCGATAACCCGGACGGTAGCTCCAACCTGTCTTACGTCTTCAGCGCAGCCAAAGAAGCCGCTTCCTACATGAAAAATGGCGCTATCTACGTCCAAAAGAGTACCGTACCGGTCGGTACCGGTCGCAAAGTCCAGGCTTTATTCCAGGAGATGGGCAAGCATTTCGCCTACGTCTCCAACCCCGAGTTCCTTCGTGAGGGTACGGCACTTTATGACACGCTCTATTTTGATCGCGTTGTTGCTGGAGGTGACGACGAGCAAGCGGTCGAAGCCATCCTCGCTATTTATCGTCAGCTCGAGGAACACCGTGATGAGATCGCATCGCAGGCAGGCGTCACACCAAATCCGCGTAAAGGTAAATACATCGCCACCAGTCTCAATAGTGCCGAGCTCATCAAAGTGACAGCAAATGCCTTCCTGGCGCTCAAAATATCCTTTGCCAACTCCATCGCCCAGCTAGCCGATAAAGTCGACGCCAACGTCGTCGAGGTCATGGACGCCGTTGGAGCAGACGAACGCATCGGTCGTGCCTTCCTCAACGCTGGCCGCGGGTATGGCGGCGGTTGTTTCCCAAAAGACGTCAGCGGCTTAATCGCCAGCGGCCTGGAGAATGGTGTCGATCTCGAGATCATGCAATCCGCACAGCGTACCAATAGCACTATGCCTGGCTACATCGTCGAAAAACTCAAAAAATCACTTGGCGAATTGAATGGCAGGAAGATCGCCGTACTTGGCCTGGCTTTCAAGGCAGGTACCAGCGACGTACGGAAGTCTCCCGGTATGGCAATGGTACGACTACTTCATACGGCTGGAGCAACAGTACTCGCCCACGATCCTCAAGCCGCAGAAGAAGCTTGTGAAGCCTACGATGATGCGCTCGACATTCGACCGTCTATTTCCGAAACGATCGAAGCAGCTGACGCGGTGATCGTAGCGACCGAATGGGATGAGTATCGTCAGTTATTACCAGAGAGCTTCAAAGCTCCCATGGCCGGCACCACTATTGTCGATGCCGTCAACATCCTGGATAAAAATGCACTGACAAGTGCCGGTCTGACATACCTCGGCGTCGGCCGTTAA
- a CDS encoding family 2 glycosyl transferase (RAAC3_TM7_1_275) — protein sequence MKVFIQIPCYNEEATLPLVFETMPKELPGVDKVEWLIIDDGSNDKTVEVAKKLGVKHFVYHRRNMGLARSFRDGIDYALRHGADIVVNTDGDNQYPQDRIADLIKPIVDGKADIVIGDRQTSKIAHFSGFKKLMQRFGSWVVNQAAGTDLPDAASGFRAYSRQSLYRLNIVTQFSYCMETIIQAGNKRLRIVSVPIETNKKTRESRLFKNIWQHMFKSGQAIMRSFVMFKPHVIFVTLGTIFLILGLIPFVRFLIFALIGEGEGHLQSLIFGSSMLVGSLLSFALLVIADLQKTNRILLEDQLERIKEIQYNTEKRN from the coding sequence ATGAAAGTTTTTATCCAAATCCCCTGCTACAACGAAGAAGCAACGTTGCCACTTGTCTTTGAGACCATGCCAAAGGAGCTACCCGGCGTTGACAAGGTCGAGTGGCTCATCATTGACGACGGCTCAAATGACAAAACAGTCGAAGTAGCGAAGAAGCTTGGTGTCAAGCACTTCGTCTATCACCGCCGCAACATGGGGCTGGCACGCAGCTTCCGGGACGGCATTGACTACGCGCTGCGCCACGGCGCCGATATCGTCGTCAATACCGATGGCGACAACCAATACCCTCAAGACCGCATCGCCGATCTTATTAAACCAATTGTCGACGGCAAGGCCGATATCGTCATCGGCGACCGCCAGACCAGTAAGATTGCTCATTTCTCAGGCTTCAAGAAGCTTATGCAACGTTTTGGCAGTTGGGTAGTGAACCAAGCGGCCGGTACCGACCTACCTGACGCAGCTAGCGGTTTTCGCGCCTATTCGCGTCAATCGCTCTATCGCCTCAATATAGTCACGCAGTTTAGCTACTGTATGGAGACGATCATTCAAGCCGGTAATAAGCGCCTGCGCATTGTCAGCGTTCCGATCGAAACCAACAAAAAGACACGTGAGTCGCGCCTTTTCAAGAATATTTGGCAGCACATGTTCAAATCCGGCCAGGCGATCATGCGCAGCTTTGTCATGTTCAAGCCGCACGTGATCTTCGTCACTCTCGGTACCATCTTCCTAATTCTTGGTCTTATTCCGTTCGTGCGCTTCCTCATCTTTGCGCTTATTGGCGAGGGTGAAGGCCATCTGCAGTCGCTGATCTTTGGTAGCTCTATGCTGGTAGGCTCCCTTCTCTCCTTTGCGTTGCTCGTCATTGCAGACTTGCAAAAAACCAACCGCATCCTGCTCGAGGATCAATTGGAGCGCATCAAAGAAATTCAGTACAACACCGAAAAACGTAACTAA
- a CDS encoding Polysaccharide biosynthesis protein (RAAC3_TM7_1_276), with amino-acid sequence MLRRINSLTKTGDANFAEIISHTFWAVLMLGGATVLQFVFDLILTHSYGAHGAGVFYLGFSVLMVLALIGRLGLDQAVVRFIPPLLKINPGAASGVRRAAVELSLLLTIPLAIGLFVAAPWLATEVFHSDELTIYLRIFALAVPPFSLMYVFSGTLRSMKHTRAALSIERAGMYTFGILAIITLGRLYGLGGLVSGFVVGLFLTAILGALHIHRYMPRFKQLIPFSRKQLLIVSAPLLFVAFATQMNGQASVLILGAVSDNASVGIFNIALKVSMLMSLILAAVNVIAATKISELYSAKQKEELDIMISKISALGTAVGLPLFIFMSVFSTFLLGLFGHEFKAGALALIILTAGQFVNVAVGSTNYILAMTGHEKALSIAVGLSLLLNIILGLVLIPPLGVLGASISASAAMISGNIIMVVMVKKYLDVWPLPFKYMAKWIKAVSL; translated from the coding sequence GTGTTACGACGAATAAACTCTCTCACAAAAACAGGTGACGCCAATTTTGCCGAGATTATTTCGCACACCTTTTGGGCCGTATTGATGCTAGGCGGAGCCACCGTGCTCCAATTCGTCTTTGACCTCATCTTGACCCACAGCTACGGCGCGCATGGCGCTGGTGTTTTTTACTTGGGCTTTTCCGTTTTGATGGTGCTGGCTCTGATCGGACGCCTCGGTCTAGACCAGGCGGTCGTGCGATTTATACCTCCGTTACTTAAAATTAACCCTGGCGCAGCTAGTGGTGTACGAAGAGCAGCAGTTGAGCTTTCGCTACTGCTTACTATCCCTCTGGCTATCGGACTTTTTGTCGCCGCTCCTTGGCTGGCCACGGAAGTATTCCATTCTGACGAGCTCACCATATACTTACGTATATTTGCGCTGGCCGTTCCTCCCTTTTCTCTCATGTATGTTTTTAGTGGTACGCTACGCTCGATGAAACATACCCGCGCGGCATTGTCGATAGAACGTGCCGGCATGTACACTTTTGGTATCTTAGCAATTATCACGCTGGGGCGACTCTACGGATTAGGCGGACTGGTTAGCGGCTTCGTCGTAGGCTTATTCCTCACCGCAATACTTGGAGCTCTCCATATTCATCGCTACATGCCTCGCTTCAAACAGCTCATCCCATTCAGCAGAAAGCAGCTCCTCATCGTTTCTGCTCCACTTCTCTTTGTCGCTTTTGCTACGCAAATGAACGGCCAAGCGAGCGTACTCATACTTGGAGCGGTGTCCGACAATGCTTCGGTGGGCATCTTTAATATCGCCCTCAAAGTATCGATGCTGATGTCACTCATTCTCGCTGCCGTAAATGTTATTGCCGCCACTAAGATATCGGAGCTCTACAGCGCAAAGCAAAAAGAAGAGCTCGATATTATGATCAGTAAAATCAGCGCGCTTGGTACGGCCGTCGGACTTCCACTTTTTATTTTTATGTCTGTGTTCTCAACATTCTTGCTCGGACTGTTTGGCCACGAGTTTAAAGCCGGCGCGCTGGCCTTGATTATCCTCACGGCCGGACAATTCGTAAACGTCGCTGTCGGCTCGACAAACTATATACTGGCGATGACAGGCCACGAAAAAGCCCTCTCTATCGCCGTTGGCTTGTCTCTACTCCTAAATATTATTCTTGGCCTAGTGCTGATTCCACCGCTTGGCGTGCTGGGAGCAAGCATCAGCGCCTCAGCTGCTATGATAAGCGGCAATATCATTATGGTTGTGATGGTAAAGAAATACCTCGACGTCTGGCCGCTGCCATTCAAATATATGGCGAAGTGGATAAAAGCTGTCAGCCTATAG
- a CDS encoding CsaB protein (RAAC3_TM7_1_277): MAKRVLISAFIGSDNLGDEAIFESILANVDFGQAEVSALSVSPKATQAKGVKAIYAKNLIKVYRAIKHADIVVMGGGGIIQDQSSILNIFYYLYQLYIAKWRKVPVVLAFVGVGPLKHRISRLLLSRVSDTIALAIVRDEKSRKLLKSICDIEVEAYHDPVLNYPVGEKAAASVKNSTIVAVSLRQWYFSLPILPASIARKMNAKGFKSRKYKELVKGLADNFDHYLAANKKDKLQFVSFYDVEDQQMTKDVLVNMENTDRCIEPAWNLSTEEYLNTIAKAKFLFGIRLHSLILAAVASKAFVAVNYSPKVGSFTEKMGQSDAMASIAEYKDLTFFEHMTKVASSHNVREAAIYEGWNKTMKHNQEAFKKISAEIAKR; the protein is encoded by the coding sequence ATGGCGAAACGTGTTCTCATCAGTGCCTTTATTGGCAGCGATAACCTTGGGGATGAAGCAATTTTTGAATCGATTCTGGCGAATGTCGACTTCGGCCAGGCAGAAGTTAGCGCTCTCAGTGTGAGCCCAAAAGCCACTCAGGCAAAGGGCGTAAAAGCGATATACGCAAAAAATCTCATTAAGGTTTACCGAGCAATCAAACATGCCGACATTGTGGTAATGGGCGGCGGCGGGATTATCCAAGATCAATCGAGCATATTAAATATATTTTATTATCTCTACCAGTTGTATATCGCAAAATGGCGCAAGGTACCGGTAGTACTAGCGTTTGTCGGCGTCGGTCCGCTAAAGCATCGAATCAGTCGGCTGCTCCTTTCAAGAGTGAGCGATACTATTGCGCTGGCGATAGTCAGGGATGAAAAGTCCAGAAAGTTACTCAAAAGCATCTGCGACATTGAGGTTGAAGCCTATCACGACCCAGTTCTTAACTACCCTGTCGGAGAGAAAGCAGCTGCATCGGTAAAGAACTCAACTATAGTAGCCGTCTCCCTTCGCCAGTGGTATTTTAGCTTACCCATATTGCCTGCCTCTATTGCAAGGAAAATGAATGCCAAGGGGTTTAAGAGTCGAAAGTACAAAGAACTTGTTAAGGGTTTGGCGGACAACTTTGACCATTACCTGGCCGCTAATAAGAAAGATAAATTGCAATTTGTTTCTTTCTATGACGTGGAGGATCAACAGATGACGAAGGATGTCTTGGTCAATATGGAAAATACCGATCGTTGTATTGAGCCTGCCTGGAATCTATCGACTGAGGAATATCTAAACACTATCGCAAAAGCAAAGTTCCTATTCGGTATACGGCTTCATTCCCTTATCTTAGCCGCTGTAGCATCGAAAGCATTTGTGGCAGTTAATTATTCGCCAAAAGTCGGCAGTTTTACAGAGAAAATGGGGCAGTCGGATGCCATGGCGAGCATTGCTGAATACAAAGATTTGACCTTCTTCGAGCACATGACCAAGGTGGCGTCTTCGCACAATGTTCGAGAAGCTGCTATCTACGAAGGGTGGAATAAGACGATGAAACATAATCAAGAAGCCTTCAAAAAAATATCAGCTGAAATAGCAAAACGCTGA
- a CDS encoding UDP-N-acetylglucosamine 2-epimerase (RAAC3_TM7_1_278), whose protein sequence is MIHFIIGTRAQLFKMTPAMLECEKRGLEWRWVYAAQHRDTFDQTLKFFGLPPADYTVVDWDTEAKTISKFLYWMWKMTLGLVHSKKILAGYTGKKHIVLTHGDTNTTVFGALIGRLTRTNVMHVESGLRSFNIFNPFPEEINRLITFRLSNYYACPGDWALGNVQKFKGVKINTLQNTQMDVLRYGLENLEKATITLPKTKFVVLSTHRFENLYNKQRFEKILTIAEYAAKKYKVIMPQHPVTEGQIDKLGFRQRIESNKNFILMPRLEYENYLKAIVESEFVMTDGGGNQEELYHLGKPTLLLRNETERKEGLGKTALLSKLDFETAKSFIDDYKRYQHSPVKEKVYPSKIIVDSIKEFGQ, encoded by the coding sequence ATGATTCACTTTATTATCGGTACACGTGCACAGCTGTTTAAGATGACTCCAGCCATGCTCGAGTGTGAAAAACGAGGCTTGGAGTGGCGCTGGGTTTATGCGGCGCAGCACAGGGACACCTTTGACCAGACGTTGAAATTCTTTGGTTTGCCACCGGCCGACTACACGGTGGTTGACTGGGATACGGAAGCAAAAACAATATCCAAGTTCCTGTACTGGATGTGGAAGATGACGCTGGGTCTAGTGCATAGTAAAAAAATCTTGGCCGGCTACACCGGTAAGAAGCATATAGTACTGACGCACGGTGACACGAACACGACAGTATTTGGTGCACTAATCGGTAGGCTAACGCGTACCAACGTGATGCACGTGGAGTCGGGGCTGCGTAGTTTTAACATTTTCAATCCTTTCCCAGAAGAGATAAACCGATTGATAACTTTTCGGCTTAGTAATTACTACGCCTGTCCTGGCGATTGGGCTCTTGGCAATGTGCAGAAATTTAAGGGAGTAAAAATAAATACCTTACAGAACACACAGATGGACGTGCTTCGCTACGGGCTGGAGAATCTGGAGAAGGCGACCATTACGCTGCCAAAAACAAAATTTGTCGTTCTCAGTACGCATCGCTTCGAAAATCTTTACAACAAACAGCGTTTTGAGAAAATTCTTACTATTGCCGAGTACGCCGCTAAAAAATATAAAGTCATCATGCCACAACACCCGGTCACTGAAGGGCAAATCGACAAACTTGGCTTTCGCCAACGTATCGAATCGAACAAGAACTTTATCCTTATGCCCCGCTTGGAGTATGAGAATTACCTAAAGGCGATTGTGGAAAGCGAGTTTGTCATGACCGATGGCGGCGGCAACCAAGAGGAGCTGTATCATCTGGGGAAGCCAACGCTACTACTGAGGAATGAGACGGAGCGCAAAGAAGGCTTAGGGAAGACAGCACTTCTCTCAAAGCTTGACTTTGAGACCGCTAAATCGTTTATCGATGACTACAAGCGTTACCAACACTCTCCGGTCAAAGAAAAAGTATACCCATCAAAGATCATTGTTGACAGTATCAAGGAATTCGGACAATAG
- a CDS encoding Adenylylsulfate kinase (RAAC3_TM7_1_279): MSRKSDEAYWAEYYQSGAAPEEPSRFAQYVVKKFASPGLGVIELGCGNGRDARFFASRQLAVTAVDLCRPEIEAIQQDEEEARLENPVYEAGDFTRLPEEASPFDIVYSRFTLHSVDADGQARTLDWSYRNLAEGGYLCIETRGQKNELYKKGEPVEGELDAFIYDSHYRRFVDFEEFKKEVDAAGFTILEADEDKGYAPFEDTDYHFIRVIAQK, encoded by the coding sequence ATGAGTAGAAAATCAGATGAAGCATATTGGGCGGAGTACTATCAGTCAGGCGCTGCACCAGAAGAGCCATCGAGGTTTGCGCAGTACGTCGTCAAGAAATTTGCTAGTCCAGGACTCGGCGTAATTGAGCTAGGCTGCGGCAATGGCAGAGATGCACGTTTTTTCGCATCACGGCAACTAGCTGTCACGGCGGTGGATTTATGCCGTCCTGAAATTGAAGCAATACAACAAGATGAAGAGGAAGCACGCCTGGAAAATCCCGTTTATGAGGCTGGCGATTTTACGCGCCTTCCCGAGGAGGCCTCGCCTTTTGACATCGTGTACTCGCGCTTTACGCTTCATTCCGTGGATGCGGATGGGCAGGCAAGGACGCTAGATTGGAGCTACCGTAACCTTGCTGAAGGTGGCTACCTTTGTATCGAAACAAGAGGTCAAAAGAATGAGCTATACAAAAAGGGTGAGCCTGTCGAAGGCGAACTTGATGCCTTTATTTATGATAGCCACTACCGACGGTTCGTTGACTTTGAGGAGTTCAAGAAAGAAGTTGATGCTGCCGGTTTTACGATTTTAGAGGCGGACGAAGATAAGGGCTATGCGCCGTTTGAGGATACGGACTATCATTTCATACGGGTTATAGCGCAAAAATAG
- a CDS encoding CDP-glycerol:poly(Glycerophosphate) glycerophosphotransferase (RAAC3_TM7_1_281): MKIDKSNPWHWMALFASSCLLLLALPYRLTKPRRPKKAIVVFYGHTLNSHLRTLYTYWLNRPDVDVYFLSFDHKKTTRQLRSAGYRVLDGLSFRDLAKLTRASVFFSSHGLHHFVLLRMLTSMKFIDLFHSPLAYKGFDASDFKHLHPSDEVWVSSRGVRKMYIHKYGFDAGKVKVTGCARVEDIWRYTKQRKAIMKTHGLDPAKKTILVAPTWKQDNRHRSIVPFGLTLAEFMQCILSIAREDNIQVIFRAHLNSGDSEQFQNAKNIHIMPYSQYPNTEEFLAISDVLINDWSSIAMDFLVTNRPIVYLDVKPPFAKGFSAPPEYRAGAVVKDQQELVAALRQAVYQPVEYQEKYKNRIIQTKELAFGDTLDGKTLERCDHRLDLLLNR, encoded by the coding sequence ATGAAAATTGATAAATCAAATCCATGGCACTGGATGGCGCTCTTTGCCTCCAGTTGCTTGCTACTGCTTGCTCTTCCTTATCGCCTCACAAAGCCGAGAAGGCCGAAAAAGGCTATTGTCGTTTTCTATGGACACACCCTCAATAGCCACTTACGCACACTGTATACTTACTGGCTAAACCGCCCGGATGTGGATGTTTATTTCTTGTCTTTTGACCACAAGAAGACGACAAGACAACTTAGGAGTGCGGGATATCGCGTATTAGACGGGTTGAGCTTTCGAGACCTAGCAAAGCTTACTCGCGCTTCAGTCTTTTTTAGCAGCCACGGCTTACACCACTTTGTTTTGTTACGTATGCTTACCTCGATGAAGTTTATTGACCTTTTTCATTCACCCCTCGCGTATAAAGGGTTCGATGCGAGCGACTTCAAGCATCTCCATCCCTCCGATGAGGTCTGGGTAAGTTCCAGAGGCGTAAGGAAAATGTACATTCATAAGTATGGGTTTGATGCTGGAAAAGTAAAGGTCACAGGATGTGCCCGCGTAGAAGACATATGGCGCTATACAAAACAGCGCAAAGCAATTATGAAAACACATGGGCTCGACCCTGCCAAAAAGACCATACTTGTTGCTCCGACATGGAAGCAAGATAACCGACATCGTAGCATAGTACCATTTGGTCTTACTCTGGCAGAGTTTATGCAGTGCATACTCTCGATCGCAAGGGAGGACAATATACAGGTAATATTTCGTGCACATTTGAACTCAGGCGATAGTGAGCAGTTCCAAAATGCGAAAAACATACACATTATGCCATATTCTCAGTACCCCAATACCGAGGAATTCTTAGCAATTAGTGATGTACTCATTAATGATTGGTCATCGATTGCTATGGACTTTTTGGTAACGAATAGACCAATCGTATACCTTGATGTCAAGCCGCCATTTGCTAAAGGCTTTTCGGCACCCCCCGAATATAGAGCTGGCGCAGTAGTCAAAGATCAGCAGGAGCTAGTCGCAGCGCTCCGGCAAGCTGTTTACCAACCAGTCGAATACCAGGAGAAATATAAAAACCGCATCATCCAGACGAAAGAACTTGCGTTTGGGGACACACTCGACGGAAAGACGCTTGAACGTTGTGACCATCGCCTCGACTTACTGCTAAATAGGTAG
- a CDS encoding hypothetical protein (RAAC3_TM7_1_282): MTTAWCCKKGKLSTAEYVLQLMIRMDMRVKKKSSKNYFDKLMGFFASKHFFYAIVAITITQGLWYAFSFRPWINDEARHFENIQLYTHQLSPFLGSQNPAWDHLGGVVRDGSYMFYYLMSWPLRLLEMISSDYGFQLISLRLICLAVFIGAIIVIRKALLEVKGLSGGIVNFALLFFVLTPAVGLLAGIVNYDSAAFLLFSFLLLLSIRLLHDATLRADRIILFLIVGLFITVVKWTSIALVIPLLVYLGYHYLKKYKMNIVAAFIKSFRAIPLRTRVLLLVGLTVTASLFIERPVLNTLEYGKPAPSCEVVIGSERCKAFPDYVVYSTLKAHKNPNFDPVDPVRYTVEHWSRIMSNTMTNLLEKGRVSQLPVVSKLYEILALFSVAMILIGLKDILRSRARVMLLVIIGGFTLILIASEYGSYLKAGTPVAIRARYLIPILPLYIALTLFSINSIFYRYKKLQFSAAVLVVLVLSQGGSIVTHLITTPESAYWKGSLHANLKVKHLIEPVIKQ, from the coding sequence GTGACAACCGCTTGGTGTTGTAAAAAGGGTAAGCTGTCTACAGCAGAGTACGTGCTACAATTAATGATACGTATGGATATGAGGGTAAAGAAGAAGAGCAGCAAAAATTATTTTGATAAGTTGATGGGGTTTTTCGCATCAAAGCACTTTTTTTATGCCATTGTCGCCATAACCATCACACAGGGGTTGTGGTATGCATTTAGCTTTCGGCCCTGGATAAACGATGAGGCGAGACATTTTGAGAATATACAACTCTACACTCATCAACTAAGCCCATTTCTAGGCAGTCAAAATCCAGCGTGGGACCATTTAGGTGGTGTAGTGCGCGATGGTTCTTATATGTTCTACTATTTAATGAGCTGGCCGCTGCGCTTGCTTGAGATGATTAGTAGCGATTATGGGTTCCAGCTAATTAGTCTTAGGCTTATTTGCTTAGCCGTCTTCATAGGTGCGATCATCGTTATACGCAAAGCTCTCCTGGAGGTGAAGGGCTTATCTGGAGGGATAGTCAATTTTGCATTGCTCTTTTTCGTTCTTACCCCAGCAGTTGGCTTGCTAGCAGGCATAGTGAATTATGATAGTGCGGCCTTTCTTTTATTCTCTTTCCTCTTATTGTTGAGTATACGGCTTCTTCATGACGCTACGCTTCGGGCAGACCGCATTATCTTATTCTTGATAGTAGGTCTCTTTATAACGGTCGTGAAGTGGACCTCTATAGCATTAGTCATACCTCTCTTAGTTTATCTTGGGTACCATTACCTTAAGAAATACAAAATGAATATAGTGGCTGCATTCATTAAGTCATTTAGAGCAATACCGCTGAGGACACGCGTTCTTTTGTTGGTAGGATTAACGGTTACTGCTTCGCTATTTATAGAACGACCGGTCCTAAACACACTTGAGTATGGAAAACCTGCGCCGTCCTGTGAGGTTGTCATAGGGAGCGAGCGCTGTAAAGCTTTTCCTGACTACGTAGTGTACTCTACGCTAAAAGCGCATAAGAATCCAAATTTTGATCCTGTTGACCCAGTGAGGTATACGGTAGAGCACTGGTCTCGCATCATGTCTAACACCATGACCAATCTACTAGAGAAAGGACGTGTATCGCAGCTTCCCGTCGTATCAAAACTCTACGAAATTTTAGCTTTGTTCTCTGTAGCCATGATTCTCATAGGTCTGAAAGATATATTGAGAAGTAGAGCGAGAGTTATGTTGTTGGTAATAATTGGGGGCTTTACGCTGATTTTAATTGCCAGTGAGTATGGATCTTATTTAAAAGCTGGGACTCCGGTGGCAATTCGAGCCCGCTATCTTATTCCAATACTGCCGCTATATATAGCGTTAACCCTGTTTTCTATAAATTCGATCTTCTACCGATACAAAAAGCTGCAATTTAGTGCGGCAGTACTGGTAGTATTAGTGCTAAGTCAAGGCGGTAGCATCGTGACGCATCTTATTACGACACCTGAGAGCGCCTATTGGAAGGGTTCATTGCACGCAAACCTCAAGGTCAAGCACCTAATTGAACCAGTAATAAAACAATAG
- a CDS encoding hypothetical protein (RAAC3_TM7_1_283) has translation MRSINSAKRRSKKKLLAIAITLVLAAGGALGGAYALKVGPFHPTNNTPQSTPDPSLSDDTDSTPNTTSKHPTDTTSNSVKNNDVKKSGSSAASPDSAQSTTLEITSVTDNSDVVTIHTLIQKVTTLGTCQLTVKNKTNGLTYRDSAGVQALPNASTCKGFSVTKSKLGSGTWQVTIDYQVDSVSKGTASKEVEIDA, from the coding sequence ATGCGATCAATCAACTCAGCAAAACGAAGATCAAAAAAAAAGCTATTGGCTATAGCTATCACTTTAGTTCTTGCCGCGGGGGGAGCACTTGGCGGCGCCTACGCACTTAAAGTTGGGCCATTTCACCCTACGAACAATACTCCGCAGTCAACGCCCGACCCATCACTTTCCGACGATACCGATTCCACCCCCAACACTACTTCAAAGCACCCTACTGACACTACCTCAAACAGCGTTAAAAACAACGATGTCAAGAAAAGTGGATCATCTGCGGCGTCCCCCGACTCCGCTCAATCTACCACTCTAGAGATAACCTCTGTGACAGATAATTCCGACGTCGTTACCATACATACTCTGATTCAGAAGGTCACCACATTAGGCACATGTCAGTTAACCGTAAAGAATAAGACCAATGGCTTGACCTACCGAGACTCTGCCGGGGTCCAGGCTCTTCCAAATGCCTCAACTTGCAAGGGTTTCTCGGTAACAAAGTCTAAGCTGGGGAGTGGCACGTGGCAAGTAACTATCGACTATCAAGTCGACAGTGTGTCAAAAGGTACCGCAAGTAAGGAGGTAGAGATTGATGCGTAA